In Gossypium hirsutum isolate 1008001.06 chromosome D06, Gossypium_hirsutum_v2.1, whole genome shotgun sequence, one genomic interval encodes:
- the LOC107901539 gene encoding transcription factor bHLH144-like, translating into MVVFPPCAKHLPPLHGIEFQPFEVCPKIFVIFNQTDNRNQVLFKPAITNKFHGNGLNVFANYNDGKYERKDVYDVGEETSSFLKEDSDDIDALLSSEEEEQVEYDEEEVSTARTFGNYEFDTADSRSAHGSKLEIIKSPKHPQVSMELN; encoded by the coding sequence ATGGTAGTTTTTCCTCCATGTGCAAAACACTTGCCGCCCCTCCATGGCATTGAGTTTCAACCCTTTGAGGTTTGTCCCAAGATCTTTGTTATTTTCAATCAGACTGATAATAGGAACCAAGTCTTGTTCAAACCGGCTATCACAAACAAGTTTCATGGTAATGGATTAAATGTTTTTGCAAATTACAATGATGGCAAGTATGAGAGGAAAGATGTTTATGATGTGGGAGAAGAAACATCCTCTTTTTTGAAAGAGGATTCGGATGATATTGATGCACTGCTCAGCTCGGAAGAGGAAGAACAAGTTGAGTATGACGAAGAAGAGGTTAGCACAGCCCGGACCTTTGGAAATTATGAATTCGATACTGCTGATTCTCGCTCTGCTCATGGCTCGAAACTGGAAATTATCAAATCGCCAAAGCACCCTCAAGTCTCGATGGAGCTGAATTGA